GTCTTCTATCCCCACGGCGGGGTCAGCGAGGTCCAGCGCCTGCAGATGGCCACGACCGACGGCAACAACACCAAGGTCTTCGCTGTCCGCGGCAATTTCGACGACTGCCAGACCGGCGTCAAGGCGCTGTTCATGGACTCGGCCCTGCGCGACTACCTGGCCGGCAACAGCATCAAGCTGTCGACCGGGAACTCGATCAACTGGGGCCGGCTGGCTCCCCAGATCGTTTATTACGTCCGGGCTTACGCCCTGCTCCAAGCGCGCGGCGAGATCCGGCCCGGCGAGGAAGTCGACATCTGTGTCCCAACCGGCAACTTCGGCAACATCCTGGCCGCCTGGTATGCGCGGGCCATGGGCCTTCCGGTCCGGCGGCTCTTTTGCGCTTCGAACAAGAACAACATCCTGACCGATTTCTTTCAGACCGGCGTCTACGACACCCACCGCGAGTTCCACCGGACCTCTTCGCCCTCGATGGACATCCTGATCTCGTCCAACCTGGAGCGCTTCCTGTTCGAGCTGACCGGCCGCAACGCCGAGAAGATCAAGACCTGGTTCACCGAGCGCTTCCGCAAGGGGGTCTTCGAAGTGGACGCCGAAACCAAGACGGCCATGGACGCGTTGGTCGTGCCGGGCTGGGCGGACGAAGCCCGGGTTTTTGCCGAAATCAAGAAAGTCTATGAGGAAACGGGGCGGATCATCGACACGCATACCGCGGTGGCCTCGGCTGTATCGCGGGACAGGGGGGCGGCCGACGGGCCGGCCGTGATCATCGCCTCCACCGCCAGCGCCTTCAAGTTCGGAAGCGACGTCCTGGCCGCCATCACCGGCAAGGCCGAGCCCGACGAATTCGCGGCCATCGAGCGGCTGAGTGAAATCGCCGGCGAGCCGCCGCACCGGGCGGTGCGCGGCCTCAAGGAACGGCCCGTCCTGCACGACAAGGTCCTGACCATCTCGCAGATGCGCGAGGCCGTCATCGGCTTCGCCGACGGCTTGAGCGGCCGGGCCTGAGCGAAAGGAATCCCCCGTGAAATACGCCTTTCTCGTCGGCGACGGCATGGCCGATTATCCCGTCATCGAGCTCGGCGGGCGGACCCCGCTCGAGACCGCGGCGACGCCCAACATGGACAAGATCACCCGAATCGGCCGCATCGGCCGCGTCCTGACGGTACCGGCCGGCCTGCCGCCAGGAAGCGACGTGGCCAACCTCTCGCTGCTCGGCTACGACGCGGCGGCGAACTTCGAGGGCCGCGGCCCGATCGAGGCGGCCAGCATCGGAGTCGAGCTCGACGCGGCCGACACGGCCTTCCGCTGCAACGTGGTCACTCTGCGCGACGGGCTGATGGACGACTACTCGGCCGGCCACATCAACAGCGAAGAATCGCGGCCGATGATCGCGGAGATCCAGGCCGCGCTCGGCACCGAAACGATCAAGTTCGTACCGGGCATCAGCTACCGGCATCTGACCATCATCCGCGACTTCCCGCGGGGGCTCCAATGCACGCCGCCACACGACATCAGCGGCAAGCCCTGGGAGCCGCACCTGCCGAAGGGGCCCGGGCAGAAGATCGTGCTGTCGCTCATGGAGAAGGCGCGCCCGATACTGGCCGCCAGCGAAATCAATAAAAAGCGCATCGCCGCCGGCAAGAAGCCGGCCACGGATATCTGGCCCTGGGGCCAGGGCCGAGCCATGAAGCTGGCCACGTTGCGCGAGCGCTACGGGCTGACCGGCTCGGTCATCTCGGCCGTGGATCTGGTGCGGGGGCTGGGCGTCCTGGCCGGGCTCAAGGTCCGGATGGTGCCGGGCGCCACGGGCTACCTGGGAACGAACTATGCCGGCAAGGTGGCCGCAGCCAAAGAAGCCTTGATGAGCGAGGATTTCGTCTATCTTCACGTCGAGGCGCCCGACGAAACCGGCCACGAAGGCGACGTCCACAAGAAGATCCAGGCCATCGAGGAATTCGACAAATACATCGTCGGGGAGATACTCGCCCTACGCAACGTGATTCCCGACCTGCGGATCATCGTCGTCCCCGACCATGAGACGCCGGTCTCAACCAAGACCCACGCCGGCGGACCGGTCCCCTACGCCGTCTGCGGCCCCCTGGTCGTGCCGGGCGCGGCGGCCGTCTACACCGAGCGGGAAGCCGCCTGGGCCCCGGTCGAGCCGGCCGTGGACCTGTTCGAGCGCTTCATTCGCGGCAGCTGGTAAGGCCGCAAACCGACGTACCGACAATGGACTCGAACTCTTGACGTCTGGATATCTCTGATATATTGTATATACATTGAACCATTATAGAGATATCCATGTCCGACCAAATGCTCCTCCGCATCGACCCCGAGCTCAAAGCCAAGCTCGACCGCCTGGCGCGGGCCGAAGGGAAGTCTTCTTCCGGCATGGTCCGCGAGCTGATCGCCAATTACGTTAAAGAGCGGGACATCGGCGGCTATATTGACGGACTTTGGGATCGGGTCGGGGCCAAGCTCAGGGCCAAAGGCGCCGGACTCGATAAAGTCGGCCAAGCGATCAAGGACGTGCGCCGGCGGCGGCCATGATCGTCGTCCTAGACACCAATGTCTTCATCTCTTCCTTCTTCGGAGGAAACCCGCGCCGGATCATCGATCTCTGGAAATCAGGCCGACTGACAATCGGCCTATCCCCCGCTATTTTAGAAGAGTACGTCGAAGTCCTCGGGCGATTGGGCTTAGCCAACGAACCCGAGCTCAAGGAAATCCTTGAGCTTCTCGCGGGTGGCGCCGGGATTCTTTTCACGGCTAATCCCCCGGAGTTGAGGGTCGTGAAAGACGATCCCGACGACGACAAATTCATCGCCTGTGCCGCAGCCCTCAAAGCCGACATCGTCGTCACCGGGGACAAAGCCCTGCGCAAGGTCGGCTCGTTCGGCGGGATTCGGATCCTGACTCCCGCGGAGTTCCTGAAAGCAATAGATATCTACTAATCCTCATCGCCGTATTTTCGAGTCAGGATAAGAGCGCACCAGAGCCACTTCAAAAAAAAACAGCTGTGGCATAATCGTCTCCTATGAGAGGGGACCATGAATAAAGCTTTCGTTCCGCTAATCGCCGGCGTTCTATTTTCGATGACTTCGCCGGCTCTACCCCAGACAATCGTCGAAAATCCGGCCAAGCCCGATAACCCGCGTGCCGGACGCGTCGTCAAGCTCGAAGAGGTCATGCGGATCGAGGACACGGGGAAAGATTTCTATATCAAAGCCGCTTACGGCCTGAAAGCGGCTCCCGACGGTTCGGTTTTCGTCCGGGACGGACAGGATCAGCTACTCCAATTCGATCCCCAAGGACGTTTCATCCGCAACCTTATGAAGAGGGGCCAAGGGCCTCGCGAGATGACCGGCATTTCGGATTTTCTCGTAACTGTAGACCAGATCATCCTTTTTGGAAATCCGCCCAAGCTCCTGGCCTTTGATCACTCCGGCAATTTCATCAATGAAATTGGCCTTCAATCGGTCGCTCGCGGCCCTATGAAGCTGATCCTCGCCTCGGGCAAGGGATTCTTCTTCTCTCGCAGCGGGCGCCCCGATCCGAAGGCCGGGTCGGGCTGGCAAGACATTCCTCAAGAAATCGTGAGCATCTCCTTAAACGGAGAGAAATCCGAAACCCTCGGAAGCTTCGCGACGCCGGCCCATGTCAATGTCATCCCTTCCGGCGGGATCAGCATGACCGGTTTTCTAAGCATGCTTTATGCGCCATTGGATGCTCATTCCATTGCTCTTTCTCACACCTCGGAGTACCTCGTTAAAGTATTTGATATTGAAGCTCGCGCCTGCCGAACAGCCTTCCGCCGGTCATACGAGCGGCAGCGACGGGAATCCACCGAAGCCGCGGGCGGCGTACGAGGTTCGGGGGTCACACTGATCGATCTTCCTCCCTTCTTGAACGACATCTCGCGAATCCATGCGATCGACGGTCGCATCTGGATTCAGACCTCGACGACGGATCCAAAGAAAGGCATCCTCTTCGACGTATTTACGACCGAAGGGAAGCTCATCGATCAGTTTTTTTTGAAATGGACGAACAGCGATATTAAGCCCAACGCCTCCGGAAAGGCCTTCGTCTTCTCCGGCGGCCATGTCTATTTCGACGACCGGACCGAGGACGACCTGGTCGTCATCCGCAAGTGTCGAATGATCGGGCTTTAAGCATTAGGACAGCCGATCGGCCGACCACCGCAGGGCCTGGGTTTCTGATATAATAGGAATAGGACTTCGTATCCAGTCATGGTCAAAAATGCCGCCCTCCTTCGGAAATTCGAGCGGGGCTACGTCCGGGCGGAGAAGCCGAACCACCGGCAGGCCCTAAAAATCGCGGCCGCTCTACACACAGAATTCTCCTCTCTCGAAAGATGGTCCAGCCGTGATCCTCTGGACGGGATCGACGTTAAAATCCGTATCGCCAAAGCCGTCAATCATGTTCGAACGACTCCTCGGCAAAATCGCGGCCGCGCTCAACAAACATAAGATCCCCTATATGGTCATAGGGGGCCAAGCCGTACTTGTCTATGGGGAGCCCAGGGCGACGAAAGACATTGATGTCACCTTGGGCCTGGGAATCGAAGGCTTGCCCCGTCTTCTCGACGTCCTTAAAGCCGCGAAATTCCGCTGTCTTGTCCCCGATGTCGAAGACTTCGCCAAGAAAACGATGGTCGTTCCCGCCCTTGATCCCACCTCAGGGATCCGGATCGACTTCATTCTTTCTTTCTCTGAATACGAGCGGACGGCCATCGGCCGCGCCCGCCGGATTAAAGTCGGCCGCGCCTTCGTCAGCTTCGCGTCTTTGGAAGACCTGGTCGTCCACAAGATGGTTGCGGGACGGCCGAGGGATATAGAAGATATCGAATCCGTCCTCCTGAAGAATCCGCATTACGATGCGGCTTTCATACGCGAACGCCTTAAAGAGTTTGACATTGCGCTCGATTCGGATCTTTCCAGCCGGTTTAAAATGATCGAAAACGGCCTCCGCGCTGCCCGTTAATGTCTTGTCAGGCAACACTTCAGCCTTTCATAGCGTATCTGATATTGTTTGTCTCATATTCAAGGAGAACTGCATGACCCGCTTCGCCGCTAAAAGCCCGAATCCCCGCTCGTCGCTGACCCGCCGCGGCTTCCTCGGCACCGCGCTCGGCGCGGTCCCCGCCGCCGCCCTGCTCGGGCAGGACGCCCGCCCGCAGGCGCCCGCGCAAGCCGCCGCCCCGTCCCGGATCAAGGAGTACCGGACTCTCGGCCGGACGGGTTTCAAGGTCTCGGACATCGCCTTCGGGGCCGGGCCTCTCAACAACGCCAACGTCCTGGCCGCGGCCCTCGACCGCGGCATGAACTACATCGACACGGCCGAGCACTATGTCAACGGCAATTCCGAGCGGGCCATCGGCCAGGCCCTCAAGGGCCGTGACCGGTCGAAAGTCTTCCTGACCACCAAGCTCAACATGGTCTACGACAAGCGCATTGACAAGGCCGCCCTCCGCGACCGCTTCATGAAATGCCTGGAGCGGCTGGGGACGGACTACGCCGACTGCCTGATGATCCACCTCTGCCCGCTGGCCCTGGTCAAGCACGAGCCTTACCACGAGCTGATCAAGGAGCTCAAGGCCGAAGGCAAGGCTCGCTTCTCCGGCCTCTCCAGCCACGGCGCGGATTATTCCTTGAGCGGCCGCATCGACGACCCTGTCGAGACCGTCATCATGGCCGCGGCCGAGGACGGGCGCTTCGACGTCGTCCTCTGCACGTACAACTACCTCAAGGACGAAGCCGGCGACCGGATGCTCAAGGCCTGCGCCGCCAAGAACATGGGCGTGACGCTGATGAAGATGAACCCGGCCCTGACCAACGCCGAGGAGGCCGAGATGCTGACCCGGCAGCGGGAGCGGTACAAATCCCAAGGCAAAGACCTGCCCGAGGCGCTGGTCAAGCTGGCCCAGGTCAGCGCCGAGCGAACGGCGGCCACTGAGGCCTTCCTCAAGAAACACGGGCTGGCCGGCCCCGAGCAGTCCCGCGACGCCGCCCTGCGCTACTGCCTGAACCGGCCCGAGGTCCACTGCGTCTGCCCCAGCATCAACAGCTTCGAACAGCTGGACTCGTACATCGCCATCTCCGGGACCAAGTTCGAGGCCCGCGAGGCCGAGATGCTGGCCGACTGCCGCGAGACGCTCGGCGGCACCACCTGCCGGATCGGCTGCGGCGAGTGCCAGCCCGCCTGCCCCAACGGCGTCCCGGTGGCGGCGATCATGCGCTACGACTACTACTTCCGGATCGTGCAGAGGGAAAAGGCGGCCATGACGGATTACGCGGCCCTGGCGGGCGTCGACGCGGCGGCGTGTGCGGCATGCACCGGCCCCTGCGAGGCCGCCTGCCCGCACGGCGTTCCGATCCAGGGCAAGCTCGTCCTGGCCCACGAACGCCTGACCCTGCCGTAAAGTGATCTCTTGTCGTCCCGAGGAGCGCCGAAGGCGTGACGTGGGGACCTCTCTTAAGAAGGATGAGGTTGCCACGTCGCCGCTATGCGGCTCCTCGCAATGACGGATTGATGCAGAGCGTCTCTCTTGCCACGTCCCTGCTCCGGCAGGTCCTCGCAACGACAATCACTCAGCCTGGGACTCGCAATGACACTTTGTCACATGTATCATATGGAGGTTATTCGGATTCAGGACGAATCACGATGCCTAGAAATCACTCCCGCCCGCGGGATGAGCGGCACTGCAAACGCAGCTTCCTTGTCGCTTGCCTCTCGCTCTCCGCACTTTGCGGGGCCGCAGCCGGGCAGAATCTCGATTTCCGCGGCCAGCTCTCGTTCTGGCTGGCCGGCCACGACCGCCCGGCCTCCGAGGGCGCGGCGGGGCTTCGCTACATCCCCTCGTTCTCATTGAAAAAGGACCTCGGCCGCGGCTCGAGTCTGGATGCGGAAGTCTCGCTCAATACCTATGTTTCGCTGCAGGGTCCCACGTTTGCTTCCGCGGCGGGAAACGCCGGCCTCAAGCCCTATCGGGTCTGGGCCCGCTTCTCGACGGCCCGCTTCGAGGCCCGGATCGGTCTGCAGAAGATCAACTTCGGCTCGGCGCTTCTCCTGCGTCCGCTCATGTGGTTCGACCGCATCGACCCCAACGATCCCCTCCAGCTTACGGACGGCGTCTATGGCCTGCTTCTGAAATACACTTTCAGCGGCGAGGCCAACGTCTGGCTGTGGGGCCTCACCGGCAACGACGAAACCAAGGGCTGGGAAGCGGTTCCTACTCGCCGCGGGCAACCCGAATTCGGCGGTCGGGTCCAGGTCCCGCTCGGGCCCGGCGAGGCGGCCGTCTCGTACCACCACCGCCGGATGGACAGCGCCCGCAGCCCCCTGACTCTGCCCGCGGGCGAAGCCGACGTCGTGCCCGAGGACCGCATCGCCCTGGACGGCAAGTTGGACCTCGGCGTCGGGCTGTGGTTCGAGGCCGTCTGGACGCGCCAGGCTTGGACTGTGGCGCCCTGGAAATCCCAGCGGGCGCTCAACTTAGGGGCGGACTTCACCTTCGGGCTGGGCAACGGCCTGCACGTCATGGCCGAGCATCTGGCGGTGGATTTCGGAGCCGAGATCGAGGGGGCCAGCGCTCGCCGCAGCCTGACCGCGTTCACGGCCGATTACCCCCTGAGCCTTCTCGACCGCCTGCGGGCCGTCGTCTTTCGCGACTGGACCTCGGGCGACTGGTACCGGATTCTTACCTGGCAAAGAACCTACGACCGCTGGAGCTTCTACGCCATCGGCTTCTGGAACCCCGCGAGCTACCGCATCCCTTCAGCCGGCCGGCAATCCGAGCTCTTCGCCGGCCGCGGCTTCCAAATCATGATCGTTTACAATTAACCCATTCGACTCCCCGGGCTAAAAGCCCGGGGTATATACTGGGTAATACTGAGCGGCGCTCTCGCCCGGCTTGAAAATCGGGCTTAGCGCCGCGAACGTATCACTGACACGAGGTGGACATGGATAACCGCGCGCTGATGCGAACGACGAACCTGACCAAGATCTATCCGATGGGCGGGCAGTCCATCACCGCCCTCGACGACGTCAACCTGACCTTCGCCAAAGGCGAGTTCGCCGGCCTGATCGGGCCCAGCGGCTCGGGCAAGACGACCCTGCTCAACATCCTGGGCTCCCTCGACGCGCCCACCAGCGGCAGCGCCGAGGTGATGGGCGAGAAGATCGAGACGCTGTCCCATCGCAAGGCGGCCGAGCTTCGCAATCACCATATCGGATTTATCTTCCAGACCTTCAACCTCCTGCCCGTTTACACGGTCTACGAGAACGTGGAGTTCCCGCTGCTTCTGCTGGGCATGGCCCCGGCCGCCCGCCGGAAAGCCGTGCTCGACGCCCTGGCCTGGGTCCATCTCGACGACCGGGCCCGCTCCCGCCCGGCCCAGCTCTCGGGCGGCCAATGCCAGCGCGTGGCCATCGCCCGCGCGGTCGTCAAGAAGCCGGCCCTCGTCCTGGCCGACGAGCCGACCGCCAACCTGGACGCCCAGAACTCCCACCACATCCTCGACACAATGGCCGACATCAACCGCGACCTGGGCACGACCTTCCTCTTTTCGACCCACGACGACAAGGTCATCGCCCATCTGCGGCGCAAGATCACCCTGATCGACGGCCGGGTGGCTAAGGACGAGCCGGGGCCGGCCGCGGAGAGACGGCCATGATCATCCCCAAGCTGGCTCTGCGCAACTTGATGGGCGCCGGGATCAAGACTTGGCTCAACGCCGCCGTCCTGTCGATGGCCTTCGTGGCCATCATCGCCGCCCAGGGCCTGTACGACGGGTTCGATGCCGACGTCTCGCGGACCATGATCATGGCCGAGTACGGCGGCGGGCAATACTGGGTCGGCGGGTTCGATCCCTTCGACCCATTCACCCTGCAAGACTCCCACGCCCAGGTCCCGCCCGCCCTCGGCGGGCTGATCAAGGGCGGCCGGGCGACACCGCTGCTCTTCACCCAGGGCACGATCTACCCCAACGGCCGCCTCCGCTCGGTGACGCTGAAGGGCATCGACCCCGCCCAAAAGGCGCTGGCGATTCCCTCCGCATCGCTTGGCGCAAGCGGCGTCGAGCTGCCCGCCCTCATCGGGACCCGGATGGCCGAGGCGGCTGGACTGGCCAAGGGCGACACCGTGACCCTGCGCTGGCGCGACGCCCGCGGCATGTACGACGCCCGCGACATCACCATCGTCGAAGTCATGAAGACCAGCGCCCAGACAATCGACGAAGGCCAGATTTGGATGCCGCTCGAAACCCTGCGCCGGATGGCGGGCATGCCCGGCGAGGCCACCCTCGTGACATTGGCCCGTGACGCCGCCGCGCCCGGAACCGTCCCCGGCTGGGACTATAAAAGCCTCGACTTCCTCCTCAAGGACCTGCGCGACCTGATCAAGGCCAAAAGCGTCGGATCCTCGATCTTCTATCTCATCCTGATGTTCCTGGCCATGCTGGCCATCTTCGACACCCAGCTTCTGTCCATCTGGAAGCGGCGCCGCGAGATCGGAACGATGATGGCCCTGGGCATCACCCGCGGGCGCGTCGTGGCCCTCTTCACCTTCGAGGGCGGGCTCAACGGCGTCTTCGCCGTCCTGCTGGGGGCAGCGTGGGGCATTCCCCTGCTGTCCTATTTCGCCTCGCACGGTATGCGGTTCTCCGCCAAGCAGGCCGACAGCTTCGGCATGGCCATCGGCACCGGGATTTACCCTCTCTACGGAGCGGGACTGGTCCTCAGCACGACCGTGCTCGTCTTTGTGGTCACGGTCATCGTCAGCTACCTGCCGGCCCGCAAGATTAGCCACCTCAAGGCGACCGACGCCCTGCGCGGGAGGATGTCATGATTCGGTTCCTGATCAAGGGCGTCCTGCGCGACCGGTCCCGCAGCCTGTTCCCCATGCTCATCGTCACGGCCGGGGTCTTTCTGACCGTCGCGACGTATTGCTACGTCAAAGGGGCCGAGATCAACATGGTCAGAAGCAGCGCCAACCTGCGGCACGGCCACGTCAAGGTCATGACCGCGGCTTATGCGGCCGAGGCCGACCAGGTTCCCAACGACGCCGCCCTGACCGGGGTCACAGCCTTGACCACCGAGCTCAAGGCTCTGGCACCCGAGATGGACTGGGTCGCGCGCATCGAGTTCGGAGGCCTGCTGGACGTACCCGACGCCAAGGGCGAGACCAAGGTCCAGGCGCCAGCGGCCGGGATCGCCGTCGACCTGCGGACGCCGGGCAGCCCCGAGCGAGCGCTCCTCGGCCTGGACCGGATCATCGTCCGCGGACGTCAGCCCCAGGCGGCTGATGAGATCCTGCTCGGCGACGTTCTGGCCCGGCGGTTGGGGCTCGAGCCGGGAGGCCGGGTCACCCTGATCGGCTCGACCATGCACGGGGCCATGAGCATGACCAACTTCGTCGTCGCGGGGACGATCCGCTTCGGGATGCGGGCCATGGATCAGACCGGCCTCATCGCCGATCTGACCGATATCCGCAAGGCCCTGGACATGGAGGACGCGGCGGGCGAAGTCCTGGGGCTCTTCCGCAGCGGGATCTTCAATCCGGCCCGGACAGAGGCGCTGACCCTAGCCTTCAACGCCCGGCCGGCGGATCCGAACGACGCCTTCCGCCCGGTCATGCAGCCTTTGCAGCGGCAGCCGGGACTGGACTACATGTTCCAGGTACTGGGCTCGGTCGGGCTCATCATCATCCTGGTCTTTCTGCTGGCCATGTCGCTCGTCCAGTGGAACGCCGGCCTCATCGGCACCCTGCGCCGCTACGGCGAGTTCGGCCTGCGCCTGGCCCTGGGCGAGAGCAAAGGGCGCGCCTATCGTTCGCTTCTGGCGGAGGCCGTGGTCATCGGCATCTTGGGATCGATAATCGGCACGGCTCTCGGCCTGGCCCTGTCGTATTATCTCCAGGTTCACGGCCTCGACGTCAGCGGGATGATGAAAAACCTGAGCTTCCTGATGGACCCGGTCCTGCGATCCAAGATCACGCCGTTCGCCTACATCATCGGCTTCATCCCGGGCCTGCTGGCCTCGGTCATCGGGACGGCCATCGCCGGCCGGGCGGTCTACCGGCGGCAGACGGCCTCGTTGTTCAAGGAGCTGGAGTCATGAAAAAAGCGGTTCTCGGGATAATCCTCTTGTGCGTAGCCGCCGCCGGCCTGGCCCAGGCTCAGGCCCCCTCGGCCGAGACGATTCTCGACCGGGTCGACCGCAACGCCGTCCCCGGGACCAAGATCATCGTCGCGGAGATGACCATCCACGGCCGCCGCGACAGCCGGACCATCAAGTCCAAGTCCTGGATCCAGGGCGAGGAGAAAGCCTTCACCGAGTACCTCGATCCCCCGCGCGAGCGGGGCATAAAGATGCTCAAGCTGGGCGACCAGCTCTGGACCTATTCGCCCGACACGGACCGGACGATCGCTATCTCGGGCCACATGCTCCGCCAATCGGTGATGGGCTCGGACCTGTCCTACGAGGACATGCTGGAGGACCGCAAGCTGCGCCAAGCCTACGAATCGCGTGTGGCGGGCGAGGAGGTCCTCGGCGACCGGCCGTGCTGGATTCTGGAGCTCACGGCCAAAGCGGGCGACGCGGCCTACGCCTCGCGCAAGGCCTGGATCGACAAGGAGCGGTATGTCGCGCTCAAAGAAGAGCGCTACGCCAAGAGCGGCAAGCTGCTTAAAACCTTAGAGGTCAAGAGCGTCGTCCGCAAGGGCGATCGCTGGATCCAGGATCGGATCGTCTTCCGCGACGTCCTCAAGTCGGGCTCGGGGACGGAGATGGCCATCCTCTCGATCGAAATGGACGCGCCCATCCCGGAGACTGTTTTTTCCAAAGCTTCTTTACGGAAGTAGTGGCCTATTTCAGCCCTCGCAACGATAGAGGCCTCCCCCTGTCGTCCCGAGCCCTCGCCTTTGGTGAGGGCGTGGGGACCTAGAACAGGTTGCCGCATCCGACGCTGCGTCGTCCTCGCAATGACGGATTGATGCCGAACATCTTCTTTGCCACGCCAAAGGCTCGCAACGACAAAGCCTACACACACCGCTCTGCGGCGGCTGGATTTAGCCGCCCGTTCTTGTGACTTCGGGCCTGCTATGGTAAATATAATGGCCTATTTAGCCCTCTAAGGACACATCCATGGCGGACGAAATTCCGAAAATCTACGAGCCCGGGCTTTACGAAAAGAAGACCTACGAACGCTGGATGGCGGCCGACGCTTTCGCCGCGATCCCAGACGGACGGGCCGAGCGCTACGTCATCATGATGCCCCTGCCCAACATCACCGGCGCCCTACACATGGGCCACGCCATGGACAACGTCATGCAGGACCTGCTGACCCGCTGGCACCGGATGATGGGCGACAACACCCTATGGATGCCCGGCACGGACCACGCTGGGATCGGCACCCAGGCCATCATCGAAAAGCGCATGTTCGAGCTCGAGGGCAAGACCCGCCACGATGTCGGCCGGGAAGGGCTGATCGCCAAGATCCAGGCCTGGAAGGACGAATACCGGGCTCGCATCATCCGCCAGCAGCAGGCCATGGGCTGTTCCTGCGATTGGGGCCGCCAGCGCTTCACCATGGACGCCGTCTGCGCCCGGGCCGTCCGAGAAGCCTTCTTCCGGCTGTTCCGCGACGGCCTCATCTACCGCGGCGACCGCATGGTCAACTGGGACTGTCAGCTCCAGACCGCCGTCTCGGACGACGAGATCGTGCACGAGAAGGTCCAGGGCCACTTCTGGCACATCAAGTACCCAATCATCGACCCCAAGGCGGGCGAACCCGAGTTCGTGGTCGTGGCCACCACCCGACCCGAGACGATGCTGGGCGACACAGCCGTGGCCGTTCATCCCGACCCGGTGGGCGAACTCAACCGCCAGGCCGCCGACCTTCGCGGCCGCATCGAAACCGCCTCCAAGAAGGACCGGACCGATCTGGAAAAGTCGCTGGAAAGGCTTGAAGAACGGCGCCGCGACGTCCTGCCGCATCTTCTCAAGCTTCGCGACATGGCCGCCGACAGCCGCCAAGTGCTTCTGCCGCTTCTAGACCGGCCCATCCCGCTTATCCGGGACGAATGGGCCGACCCTGCCCTCGGCACGGGCTGCGTCAAGATCACGCCGGCCCACGACCCCAACGACTATGCGGTCTGGAGCCGCCATAAAGGGGCCATCGCCATCCTCAACATCCTGAATCCCGACGGCACGCTCAACGCTGTGGCGGGACCCTACGCCGGCGTCGACCGCTTCGAAGCCCGCAAGCGGGTCGTGCGCGACCTCAAGGCCAAAGCCTTGCTCGAGTCGGTGGAGGACCGCGAGATCGAGATCGGCCATTCGGACCGATCCAAGACGCCGATCGAGCCGTTCATCAGCAAGCAGTGGTTCGTCCGCATGGCCGACATCGACGGGGGCATCGTCTGCGGCCGGGGCACGAAAAAGGAATTCCAGGCCGCGGGCCTGGCCCAGGCCGCCATCGAGGCCTCGCTCCCGGGCTACGAATCGCCCTCTGGCCGGCGGCTGGCCTTCGCTCCGGACGACGCCCGCTATGGCGGCACCTTCCGCTCCTGGCTGTCGGAAAAGCGCGATTGGTGCATCAGCCGCCAGCTCTGGTGGGGTCACCGCATCCCGATCTGGAACGGCGTCTGGACGGGCGCCGAAATCGGCGGCATCGCCGCCCGCCTTCCCCAGCCCGACCCTGACGCCTTCTGGGCCTGGATCGCGGACGACGCCGGCAACACGTACGCCGTCGGCGCCGCGGCCAAGCTCT
This portion of the Candidatus Aminicenantes bacterium genome encodes:
- a CDS encoding ABC transporter ATP-binding protein, whose product is MDNRALMRTTNLTKIYPMGGQSITALDDVNLTFAKGEFAGLIGPSGSGKTTLLNILGSLDAPTSGSAEVMGEKIETLSHRKAAELRNHHIGFIFQTFNLLPVYTVYENVEFPLLLLGMAPAARRKAVLDALAWVHLDDRARSRPAQLSGGQCQRVAIARAVVKKPALVLADEPTANLDAQNSHHILDTMADINRDLGTTFLFSTHDDKVIAHLRRKITLIDGRVAKDEPGPAAERRP
- a CDS encoding ABC transporter permease; amino-acid sequence: MIIPKLALRNLMGAGIKTWLNAAVLSMAFVAIIAAQGLYDGFDADVSRTMIMAEYGGGQYWVGGFDPFDPFTLQDSHAQVPPALGGLIKGGRATPLLFTQGTIYPNGRLRSVTLKGIDPAQKALAIPSASLGASGVELPALIGTRMAEAAGLAKGDTVTLRWRDARGMYDARDITIVEVMKTSAQTIDEGQIWMPLETLRRMAGMPGEATLVTLARDAAAPGTVPGWDYKSLDFLLKDLRDLIKAKSVGSSIFYLILMFLAMLAIFDTQLLSIWKRRREIGTMMALGITRGRVVALFTFEGGLNGVFAVLLGAAWGIPLLSYFASHGMRFSAKQADSFGMAIGTGIYPLYGAGLVLSTTVLVFVVTVIVSYLPARKISHLKATDALRGRMS
- a CDS encoding FtsX-like permease family protein, whose translation is MIRFLIKGVLRDRSRSLFPMLIVTAGVFLTVATYCYVKGAEINMVRSSANLRHGHVKVMTAAYAAEADQVPNDAALTGVTALTTELKALAPEMDWVARIEFGGLLDVPDAKGETKVQAPAAGIAVDLRTPGSPERALLGLDRIIVRGRQPQAADEILLGDVLARRLGLEPGGRVTLIGSTMHGAMSMTNFVVAGTIRFGMRAMDQTGLIADLTDIRKALDMEDAAGEVLGLFRSGIFNPARTEALTLAFNARPADPNDAFRPVMQPLQRQPGLDYMFQVLGSVGLIIILVFLLAMSLVQWNAGLIGTLRRYGEFGLRLALGESKGRAYRSLLAEAVVIGILGSIIGTALGLALSYYLQVHGLDVSGMMKNLSFLMDPVLRSKITPFAYIIGFIPGLLASVIGTAIAGRAVYRRQTASLFKELES
- a CDS encoding outer membrane lipoprotein-sorting protein: MKKAVLGIILLCVAAAGLAQAQAPSAETILDRVDRNAVPGTKIIVAEMTIHGRRDSRTIKSKSWIQGEEKAFTEYLDPPRERGIKMLKLGDQLWTYSPDTDRTIAISGHMLRQSVMGSDLSYEDMLEDRKLRQAYESRVAGEEVLGDRPCWILELTAKAGDAAYASRKAWIDKERYVALKEERYAKSGKLLKTLEVKSVVRKGDRWIQDRIVFRDVLKSGSGTEMAILSIEMDAPIPETVFSKASLRK